From one Pontibacillus sp. HMF3514 genomic stretch:
- a CDS encoding YunC family protein, giving the protein MVTVEPVMIEGVPFTAVSVKLPQTNLLVVSNEKGYIMCGALDVDLLNEKLADRNIVAARAVGVRTIDDLIQAPLEKVTVGAKKYGWEEGMIGKDALLKIADEPSQS; this is encoded by the coding sequence GTGGTAACGGTTGAACCAGTCATGATTGAGGGAGTCCCATTTACTGCAGTAAGTGTGAAACTTCCTCAAACCAATCTGCTTGTTGTATCGAATGAAAAGGGGTATATCATGTGCGGTGCTTTAGACGTTGATTTATTAAATGAGAAACTTGCGGATCGAAACATTGTAGCAGCAAGGGCGGTAGGTGTACGCACAATAGACGACCTCATCCAAGCTCCGTTAGAAAAAGTGACAGTAGGAGCGAAAAAATACGGTTGGGAAGAAGGCATGATAGGGAAAGATGCTTTACTGAAAATAGCTGACGAACCATCACAATCATGA
- a CDS encoding bifunctional UDP-sugar hydrolase/5'-nucleotidase, with protein sequence MQEKIYLYYTNDLHSHFENWPKIVQHWKHQRNYHEQKNETMFLLDVGDHVDRFHPISEAMKGSANIALLNDAGYDCATLGNNEGITLSHDELFHLYDEANFDVVCANLENAQREKPSWLKPYSFLTTDQGTRIGIIGLTAPFKAFYGLLGWNVYSPFQLLDDYLDEVRAQSDIVILLSHLGINDDQEIANRYSGIDVIIGGHTHHLFRDGEMVEGTLLTAAGKHGVYVGQVAIQWDHDRNELVQKEAYAYPLDNQEEDIETRQKLEQYNNQAADILKDVVVRLNEPLDVHWFQETKVIKELVYTLKEWTDADISMLNAGVLLEPFSEGPVTRGDIHKICPHPINPCKVTLTGSELLEVIRQAHTKRFMELKLKGFGFRGEVLGRMVFSGVEVETEKDQEGNEHVREVRFQGEPLDHKRTYTVATADTFTFGRLLPEISHSRDKYYFMPELLRDLLSSTLQRLSLK encoded by the coding sequence ATGCAAGAGAAAATCTATCTTTATTATACAAATGATTTACATAGCCATTTTGAAAACTGGCCAAAAATTGTACAACATTGGAAGCATCAACGGAACTATCATGAACAAAAAAATGAGACAATGTTTTTATTAGATGTTGGGGACCACGTTGATCGATTTCATCCCATTTCTGAAGCCATGAAAGGTTCAGCAAATATAGCACTTTTAAATGATGCAGGGTACGATTGTGCCACACTTGGTAACAATGAAGGCATAACGTTGTCTCACGATGAGTTGTTTCATTTATATGATGAAGCCAATTTTGATGTGGTTTGTGCTAATCTAGAGAACGCTCAAAGAGAAAAACCATCATGGCTTAAGCCTTATTCTTTTTTGACCACTGATCAAGGTACAAGAATAGGCATCATAGGATTAACAGCACCGTTCAAAGCTTTTTATGGTTTGTTAGGGTGGAATGTCTACTCACCGTTCCAACTTCTCGATGATTATTTAGATGAGGTACGTGCGCAATCGGATATCGTCATTCTCCTGTCTCACCTTGGTATCAATGATGATCAAGAAATAGCTAATCGATATTCAGGTATAGATGTGATTATAGGAGGCCACACACACCATCTATTTCGAGATGGTGAGATGGTGGAAGGCACCCTTTTAACTGCGGCAGGGAAGCATGGCGTTTATGTTGGGCAAGTTGCTATACAGTGGGATCATGATCGGAATGAGCTCGTACAAAAGGAAGCATATGCTTACCCACTTGATAATCAAGAAGAGGATATAGAAACGCGCCAAAAACTTGAGCAATACAATAATCAAGCAGCTGATATTTTGAAAGATGTAGTTGTAAGGCTTAATGAACCGTTAGATGTTCATTGGTTTCAGGAAACGAAAGTCATCAAGGAACTCGTTTACACGTTAAAAGAGTGGACTGATGCTGACATTTCTATGTTAAATGCAGGTGTACTTTTGGAGCCTTTTAGTGAAGGCCCTGTAACCAGAGGAGATATCCATAAAATCTGCCCTCACCCAATTAATCCTTGTAAGGTAACACTTACAGGTAGCGAACTGTTAGAAGTCATACGACAAGCACATACTAAACGGTTTATGGAGTTAAAATTAAAAGGATTTGGTTTCCGTGGAGAAGTGCTTGGAAGAATGGTGTTTTCTGGTGTAGAAGTAGAAACTGAAAAGGATCAAGAAGGAAATGAACATGTAAGAGAAGTGCGCTTCCAAGGTGAACCCTTAGACCATAAGAGAACTTATACCGTAGCAACAGCTGATACATTTACGTTTGGTCGATTGTTACCTGAAATATCGCATAGTAGGGATAAGTATTACTTTATGCCTGAATTGTTAAGAGATTTACTTTCAAGTACATTACAAAGACTTAGTCTAAAATAG